A window of Campylobacter lari subsp. lari contains these coding sequences:
- a CDS encoding GspE/PulE family protein, which produces MNDAKEIKVLNKLPLQELALEYKLEILDLNQTLKIEKYLHVLPFSLIEQYNIFCFYEDDENIHIASLKPLDESILEKIQNLYRLKTIKIFLCDFIQFKFLLERIKFLICFQNYLDKLKLNLKSDENKDELLLEQFLNLILTYACFLRASDIHLEPLENEVLIRFRIDGELKYIHSLDVSSYQALLMHIKIITLLNVAEQRQAQDGSFSKIILEQKYDFRISIMPLLFGQSVVLRILKQDEHVLKLDRLFIKEENLFRLKKDMNAPYGLILFCGPTGSGKSTFMHAILNELDQNKKIITLEDPIEYKLKHAQQILLNSKTGFDFHKALRAVLRQDPDVIMVGEIRDEESLDIVLKASLSGHLVLSTLHTNGAIEAIFRMKHMGAKEYLIAYALNLIIAQRLVRKLCECKEASDEKFHFQNQVFEGKFYKAKGCAKCMYSGYKGRLMVAEFLFLDRNLKSMIENNANYENILTYALKKGFLTLGTDALEKAKLGLTSIDELRKIGF; this is translated from the coding sequence TTGAATGACGCAAAAGAAATAAAAGTTTTAAATAAACTTCCTTTGCAAGAATTGGCTTTAGAATATAAATTAGAAATTTTAGACTTAAACCAAACTCTTAAAATAGAAAAATATCTCCATGTTTTGCCTTTTTCTCTAATAGAACAATATAATATTTTTTGTTTTTATGAAGATGATGAAAATATTCATATAGCTTCTTTAAAACCTTTAGATGAGAGTATTTTAGAAAAAATACAAAATTTATACCGCTTAAAGACGATTAAAATTTTTCTTTGTGATTTTATACAATTTAAATTCTTACTAGAAAGGATTAAATTTTTAATTTGCTTTCAAAACTATCTTGATAAATTAAAACTTAATTTAAAAAGTGATGAAAATAAAGATGAGCTTTTATTAGAGCAGTTTTTGAATTTAATTTTAACTTATGCTTGCTTTTTAAGAGCAAGTGATATTCATTTAGAGCCTTTGGAAAATGAAGTTTTGATAAGATTTAGAATAGATGGAGAATTAAAATATATCCATAGCCTTGATGTGAGTTCTTATCAGGCTTTATTAATGCATATAAAAATCATCACCCTACTTAATGTAGCCGAACAAAGACAAGCTCAAGATGGAAGTTTTTCCAAGATTATTTTAGAGCAAAAGTATGACTTTAGAATTTCAATTATGCCTTTGTTATTTGGGCAAAGTGTGGTACTTAGGATTTTAAAACAAGATGAGCATGTTTTAAAACTTGATAGACTTTTTATTAAAGAAGAAAATTTATTCCGTTTGAAAAAAGATATGAATGCACCTTATGGTTTGATTTTATTTTGTGGGCCAACAGGGAGTGGTAAAAGCACTTTTATGCATGCTATTTTAAACGAGCTTGATCAAAATAAAAAAATCATTACTCTAGAAGATCCTATAGAATATAAACTTAAACATGCTCAGCAAATTTTGTTAAATTCTAAAACCGGTTTTGATTTTCACAAAGCTTTAAGAGCGGTTTTGAGGCAAGATCCTGATGTGATTATGGTGGGTGAAATCAGAGATGAGGAGAGTTTGGATATAGTTTTAAAAGCTTCTTTAAGTGGACATTTAGTTTTAAGCACCCTGCATACTAATGGTGCTATAGAAGCTATTTTTAGAATGAAGCACATGGGTGCAAAAGAATATTTAATAGCTTATGCACTTAATTTGATTATAGCTCAACGCTTGGTAAGAAAATTATGCGAATGTAAAGAAGCTAGCGATGAAAAATTTCATTTTCAAAATCAAGTTTTTGAAGGAAAATTTTATAAAGCAAAGGGTTGTGCTAAGTGTATGTATAGTGGATATAAAGGGCGTTTAATGGTGGCTGAGTTTTTATTTTTGGACCGTAATTTAAAAAGTATGATAGAAAATAATGCAAATTATGAAAATATTTTAACATACGCCTTGAAAAAGGGCTTTTTGACTTTAGGCACTGATGCTTTAGAAAAGGCAAAACTGGGTTTGACAAGCATAGATGAGCTAAGAAAGATTGGTTTTTGA
- the nifJ gene encoding pyruvate:ferredoxin (flavodoxin) oxidoreductase, with product MSKIMKTMDGNEAAAYAAYAFTEVAGIYPITPSSPMADYTDIWASQGKKNLFGVPVKVVEMQSEAGAAGTVHGSLQAGALTTTYTASQGLLLKIPNMYKIAGQLLPGVIHVAARALASQALSIFGDHQDVYAARQTGFAMLCSHSVQESMDLAGVAHLAAIKGRVPFMHFFDGFRTSHEIQKIEVMDYAHFDRLLDREALMEFRNSCLNPENPKTRGTAQNDDIYFQTRELANKYYEAIPDIVNEYMQEISKITGREYKPFVYYGDKNATRIVVAMGSVTEALKEVVDHLNSKGEKVGVLKVHLYRPFSLKYLFDAMPQSVEKIAVLDRTKEPGSLGEPLYLDLKSAYYGKEKAPLIVGGRYGLSSKDVDPAQLLAVFENLNQANPKDGFTIGINDDVTFTSLPVGEKISLGDESTIECLFYGLGADGTVGANKNSIKIIGDKTDFYAQAYFAYDSKKSGGYTRSHLRFSKKPITSTYLVSTPHFVACSVAAYLEIYDVLAGIRKGGTFLLNSIWNAQETIKRIPNSVKRVLAQKEINFYIINATKLAREIGLGSRTNTIMQSAFFKLANIIPFEDAQKYMKELAYKSYSKKGDAIVEMNYKAIDVGADGLVKVDIDPSWANLTDEVKEETIAYKGTEFVEKIAKPMNAAKGDDLPVSAFLGYEDGSFEHGTTEYEKRGVGVMVPRWIETNCIQCNQCASVCPHAVIRPFLIDEKELENAPAGVKEHSLNAKGVKEQKLNFKIQVSPLDCTGCELCVHECPTKEKSLVMVPLGEELDHGEQENADYLFKKVSYKDNILNRENAKGIQFAQPLFEFHGACPGCGETPYITLITRLFGERMIIANATGCSSIYGGSAPSTPYRKSNKNGHGPAWGNSLFEDNAEFGLGMKIATETTRHKIEQIMNESMQEVPNALSALYKEWIANKEDSKASLELRDKLVPLLEENKQIKTVNDILELKSYLSKKSHWIFGGDGWAYDIGYGGLDHVLASGENVNILVLDTEVYSNTGGQSSKSSRTGSVAQFAAAGKPVQKKDLGQIAMTYGYIFVAQVNSNANYAQLLKAIIAAEAYDGPSLIIAYSPCIAHGIKGGLGNSGNQAELATKCGYWPTYIYDPRLEAEGKNPLTISSKEPDWDLYESFLMNEVRYNSLKKSNPEHAKELFEKNKAEAQRRYRQLKRLASADFSNEN from the coding sequence ATGAGTAAAATAATGAAAACAATGGATGGTAATGAAGCAGCAGCTTATGCAGCTTATGCATTTACAGAAGTTGCTGGAATTTATCCTATTACCCCAAGTTCACCAATGGCAGATTATACTGATATATGGGCTTCTCAAGGTAAAAAAAACCTTTTTGGAGTACCGGTTAAAGTCGTAGAAATGCAAAGTGAGGCAGGAGCAGCAGGGACAGTCCATGGTTCTTTGCAAGCTGGTGCTTTAACTACTACTTATACTGCTTCTCAGGGACTTTTGTTAAAAATACCAAATATGTATAAAATCGCAGGTCAGCTTTTACCTGGGGTTATTCATGTGGCAGCTAGAGCTTTGGCTTCTCAAGCACTATCTATCTTTGGCGATCATCAAGATGTTTATGCAGCAAGACAAACAGGCTTTGCTATGCTTTGCTCACATTCTGTACAAGAAAGTATGGATTTAGCAGGTGTTGCGCACTTAGCAGCTATTAAAGGTAGAGTACCTTTTATGCATTTTTTTGATGGTTTTAGAACAAGCCATGAAATTCAAAAAATTGAAGTGATGGATTATGCACATTTTGATCGTTTGCTTGACCGTGAAGCTTTGATGGAGTTTAGAAATTCCTGTCTAAATCCAGAAAATCCAAAAACAAGAGGTACAGCTCAAAATGATGATATTTATTTTCAAACAAGAGAGTTAGCAAATAAATATTATGAAGCTATTCCTGATATTGTTAATGAATATATGCAAGAAATTTCAAAAATTACAGGAAGAGAATACAAGCCTTTTGTATATTATGGGGATAAAAATGCAACCCGCATTGTAGTAGCAATGGGCTCAGTGACTGAAGCTTTAAAAGAAGTTGTGGATCATCTAAATAGTAAAGGCGAAAAAGTTGGGGTTTTAAAAGTTCATTTATATAGACCATTTAGTTTAAAATATTTATTTGATGCAATGCCTCAAAGTGTTGAAAAAATCGCCGTTTTAGATAGAACTAAAGAGCCAGGAAGTTTAGGAGAACCACTTTATTTAGATTTGAAAAGTGCATATTATGGAAAAGAAAAAGCACCTTTAATCGTTGGTGGTAGATATGGACTTTCTTCAAAAGATGTTGATCCTGCTCAACTTCTAGCGGTTTTTGAAAATCTAAATCAAGCAAATCCAAAAGATGGTTTTACCATAGGAATTAATGATGATGTGACTTTTACTTCATTGCCTGTGGGAGAAAAAATTTCTTTGGGTGATGAGAGTACTATAGAGTGCTTATTTTATGGACTTGGTGCTGATGGTACTGTAGGGGCGAATAAAAACTCTATTAAAATTATAGGGGATAAAACAGACTTTTATGCGCAAGCTTATTTTGCTTATGATTCTAAAAAATCAGGTGGTTATACAAGAAGCCATTTAAGATTTTCTAAAAAACCTATTACTTCAACCTATCTAGTTTCTACACCACATTTTGTAGCATGTTCAGTGGCTGCTTACTTAGAAATTTATGATGTTTTAGCAGGCATTAGAAAAGGCGGAACTTTCCTTTTAAATAGTATTTGGAACGCACAAGAGACAATAAAAAGAATTCCAAATTCAGTAAAAAGGGTTTTAGCGCAAAAAGAAATTAATTTTTATATCATTAATGCTACAAAACTTGCTAGAGAAATAGGACTAGGTAGTAGAACAAATACAATCATGCAATCGGCTTTTTTCAAACTTGCTAATATCATTCCTTTTGAAGATGCGCAAAAATATATGAAAGAATTAGCTTATAAATCATATAGCAAAAAAGGTGATGCTATAGTTGAGATGAACTATAAAGCTATTGATGTAGGTGCAGATGGACTTGTAAAAGTTGATATTGATCCTTCTTGGGCGAATTTGACTGATGAAGTAAAAGAAGAAACTATAGCCTATAAAGGTACTGAGTTTGTTGAGAAAATCGCAAAACCTATGAATGCAGCTAAGGGAGATGATTTACCAGTTTCGGCATTTTTGGGTTATGAAGATGGTAGTTTTGAACATGGTACTACTGAGTATGAAAAAAGAGGCGTTGGTGTTATGGTGCCAAGATGGATTGAAACTAATTGTATTCAGTGTAATCAATGTGCTTCGGTGTGTCCACATGCAGTTATTAGACCATTTTTAATAGATGAAAAAGAATTAGAAAATGCTCCAGCAGGTGTAAAAGAACATAGCTTAAATGCAAAAGGTGTAAAAGAGCAAAAACTTAATTTTAAAATTCAAGTATCTCCGCTTGATTGTACAGGATGTGAGCTTTGTGTGCATGAGTGTCCTACTAAAGAAAAATCTTTAGTAATGGTTCCACTAGGTGAAGAGCTTGATCATGGTGAGCAAGAAAATGCAGATTATTTATTTAAAAAAGTAAGCTATAAAGATAATATCTTAAATAGAGAAAATGCAAAAGGTATCCAATTTGCTCAACCTTTATTTGAATTCCATGGTGCATGCCCAGGGTGCGGGGAAACTCCTTATATTACTTTAATCACTAGATTATTTGGTGAAAGAATGATTATTGCTAATGCAACAGGTTGTAGTTCTATTTACGGTGGTTCAGCTCCTTCAACTCCATATAGAAAAAGTAATAAAAATGGTCATGGGCCTGCTTGGGGTAATTCTTTATTTGAAGATAATGCTGAATTTGGCCTTGGTATGAAAATAGCAACTGAAACAACAAGACATAAAATAGAGCAGATTATGAATGAAAGCATGCAAGAAGTTCCTAATGCGCTTTCAGCTTTATATAAAGAATGGATTGCAAATAAAGAAGATTCTAAAGCTTCTTTAGAACTAAGAGATAAGTTGGTGCCATTGCTAGAAGAAAATAAACAGATTAAAACTGTAAATGATATTTTAGAACTTAAAAGCTATTTAAGTAAAAAATCACATTGGATTTTCGGTGGTGATGGCTGGGCTTATGATATAGGTTATGGTGGGCTTGATCATGTTTTAGCAAGCGGTGAAAATGTAAATATTTTAGTGCTTGATACTGAAGTTTATTCAAATACTGGAGGTCAAAGCTCAAAATCTTCAAGAACAGGTTCAGTGGCTCAATTTGCTGCAGCAGGTAAGCCAGTACAGAAAAAAGATCTTGGTCAAATTGCTATGACTTATGGTTATATTTTTGTGGCTCAAGTAAATTCTAATGCAAATTATGCGCAATTGTTAAAAGCAATAATAGCAGCAGAAGCTTATGATGGACCTTCTTTGATTATAGCTTATTCTCCTTGTATAGCTCATGGTATTAAAGGTGGGCTTGGAAATTCAGGAAATCAAGCAGAACTTGCTACAAAATGTGGATATTGGCCAACTTATATTTATGATCCGCGTTTGGAAGCTGAGGGTAAAAATCCTTTAACAATTTCTTCAAAAGAACCTGATTGGGATTTATATGAAAGCTTTTTAATGAACGAAGTGCGTTATAATTCTTTGAAAAAATCAAATCCTGAGCATGCAAAAGAATTGTTTGAAAAAAATAAAGCAGAAGCACAGCGCCGCTATAGACAGCTTAAACGATTAGCAAGTGCTGATTTTAGTAATGAAAACTAA
- the mshL gene encoding pilus (MSHA type) biogenesis protein MshL yields the protein MKKIIFLFISILSFTNIFASQCHQRFFDISVENKTSLIEILNELGRECGFSIIIKDSLAREKLNHTQNYLHIRKMSLREIFKLLLMENNLAYEYEKNILKIYGRQVKTFKVHYISSIREGQSITKASVDSRPKQGDYDSAKEADNLVISTDKFDFWEKIAEEIQALLDENTTKPIINTNAGIITLNATLYELARVEKYLKDLNKRLKKQVLIDVSIVAVHLNKSHSSGINWQELAFKLNGDDNDFIINKGGVKNINLKANVETKAILNLLQENGKTTVLSNPKLMALNNQQAIISIGDTINYQVKESSKGTENGTTISETYNNYSIFVGILLNILPEISDDHKIMLRINPSLSDFKYSVDNHRQNKPRNIAPDTIQKKLSTVVEVDDGQTLILGGLISKNTISNHNEVSALSKIPLFGALFQGKQNLEDISEIVFIIKPSLIRADKKVLSLKELGFEHEDDMF from the coding sequence ATGAAAAAAATAATATTTTTATTCATTAGTATTTTAAGTTTTACAAATATTTTTGCTTCGCAGTGTCATCAGCGCTTTTTTGATATAAGCGTAGAAAATAAAACTTCTTTGATTGAAATTTTAAATGAACTTGGTAGAGAATGTGGATTTAGTATTATAATAAAAGATTCATTAGCTAGAGAAAAGTTAAATCATACTCAAAATTATTTACACATAAGAAAAATGTCTTTAAGAGAAATTTTTAAACTTTTATTGATGGAAAATAATCTTGCTTATGAGTATGAAAAAAATATTTTAAAAATTTATGGAAGACAAGTTAAAACTTTTAAAGTTCATTATATAAGCTCTATTAGAGAAGGGCAAAGCATTACTAAAGCTTCAGTGGATTCAAGACCTAAACAGGGTGATTATGATAGTGCTAAAGAAGCAGATAATTTAGTCATTAGTACAGATAAATTTGATTTTTGGGAGAAAATTGCAGAAGAAATTCAAGCTTTACTTGATGAAAATACTACTAAGCCCATTATTAATACCAATGCGGGAATTATTACTTTAAATGCTACCTTGTATGAGCTTGCAAGAGTTGAAAAATATCTAAAAGACTTAAATAAAAGACTTAAAAAGCAAGTTTTAATTGATGTAAGTATAGTTGCAGTACATTTAAATAAAAGCCATTCAAGTGGGATTAACTGGCAAGAGCTTGCTTTTAAACTTAATGGAGATGATAATGATTTTATAATCAATAAAGGTGGTGTTAAAAATATTAATCTTAAAGCTAATGTTGAAACTAAGGCAATTTTAAATTTATTACAAGAAAATGGCAAAACCACTGTACTTTCTAACCCAAAACTCATGGCACTTAATAATCAGCAAGCTATTATTTCCATAGGTGATACGATTAATTATCAAGTAAAAGAAAGCTCTAAGGGTACTGAAAATGGTACGACCATTAGTGAAACTTATAATAATTATTCTATTTTTGTAGGAATTTTACTAAATATTTTGCCAGAAATTTCAGATGATCATAAAATCATGCTTAGGATTAATCCTAGTTTGAGTGATTTTAAATATAGTGTTGATAATCATAGACAAAATAAACCAAGAAATATAGCACCAGATACTATACAAAAAAAGCTTTCTACTGTAGTTGAAGTGGATGATGGGCAAACTTTAATTTTGGGTGGATTGATTAGCAAAAATACGATTAGTAATCATAATGAAGTAAGTGCTTTATCTAAAATACCACTTTTTGGTGCCTTGTTTCAAGGAAAGCAAAATTTAGAAGATATTAGTGAAATAGTTTTTATCATCAAGCCAAGTTTAATAAGAGCTGATAAAAAAGTATTAAGTTTGAAAGAATTAGGTTTTGAACATGAAGATGATATGTTTTAA